The genomic stretch TAATCTCAAAGTTACCAAGCGCGACGGCCGTTTGGAGCCGATCGACCTCGATAAAATCCACCGCGTCGTTACCTGGGCAGCACAAGGCCTCGACAACGTATCCGTGTCGCAAGTCGAGCTCAAATCCCATATCCAGTTTTACAACGGCATACGTACCGACGATATCCACGAAACCATCATCAAGGCCGCTGCCGACCTGATTTCTGAAGACACCCCAGACTACCAATACCTGGCTGCCCGCCTCGCCATTTTCCACCTGCGCAAAATCGCCTATGGCGAGTTTGAGCCGCCGCACCTGTTCGACCACGTCAGCAAGCTGACCGCCGAAGGCAAATACGACCGCCACATCCTCGAAGACTACAGCCGCGAAGAGTTTGACGAGATCAACGACTATATCGACCATGCCCGCGATATGACCTTCTCCTATGCCGCCGTGAAGCAGCTAGAAGGCAAATATCTGGTGCAAAACCGCGTCACCCGCCAGATTTATGAAACCCCGCAGTTCCTGTATATCTTGGTGGCCATGTGCCTGTTTGCCAAATATCCCAAAGCCACCCGCTTGGATTACGTCAAACGCTTCTACGACGCGGTTTCCCTGTTCAAAATTTCGCTGCCCACCCCCATCATGAGCGGTGTGCGCACCCCCACGCGCCAATTCTCCAGCTGCGTGCTGATCGAGTGCGACGACAGCTTAGACTCCATCAACGCCACCACCAGCGCGATTGTGAAATACGTTTCCCAACGTGCCGGCATCGGCATCAACGCCGGCCGCATCCGCGGCCTGGGCAGCGAAATCCGTGGCGGCGAAGCCCAGCACACCGGCTGCATTCCGTTTTTCAAAATGTTCCAAGCCGCGGTTAAATCCTGCTCGCAAGGCGGCGTGCGCGGCGGTGCGGCCACCCTGTTCTATCCGCTGTGGCACATCGAAGTGGAAAGCCTGTTGGTATTGAAAAACAACCGCGGCGTGGAAGATAACCGTGTGCGCCAGCTCGACTACGGCGTACAAATCAACCGCCTGCTCTATACCCGCCTGATTAAAGGCGGCAACATCACCCTGTTCTCGCCCAACGAAGTACCCGGCTTGTACGATGCCTTCTTCGCCGATCAAGACGAATTCGAGCGCCTGTATGTGCAATACGAGCAAGACCCTGCCATCCGCAAACGTGTGGTACCCGCCACCGAGCTGTTCTCCACCCTGATGCAGGAACGCGCCGGTACCGGCCGCATCTACATCCACAACGTAGACCACAGCAATACCCACAGCCCGTTTGATCCCGCCGTGGCTCCCGTGCGCCAGTCCAACCTGTGCCTGGAAATCGCCCTGCCTACCAAGCCGCTAAATGACATTAACGACGAAAACGGCGAAATCGCTCTCTGTACCCTGTCTGCCTTCAACCTAGGCGCCTTGGAAAACTTAGACGAGCTGGAAAACCTTTCCGACCTCGCCGTACGCGCGCTCGATGCCCTGCTCGACTACCAAGACTACCCTATCCCCGCCGCCCGCAAAGCCACCATGAACCGCCGCACCCTAGGCATCGGCGTGATCAACTACGCCTATTACCTGGCCAAGCATGGCGTGCGCTACAGCAACGATTCCGCCCTCGCCCTTACCCACCGCACCTTCGAAGCCATGCAGTACTACCTGCTCAAAGCTTCCGTGCAGCTGGCCAAAGAATACGGTGCCTGCCCCTTGTTCGGCCAAACCATGTACGCCAAAGGCGTACTGCCCATCGACACCTACAAAAAAGACCTCGACAGCATCTGCAGCGAGCCCCTGCACTACGACTGGGAAGAGCTGCGCGCCGAAATCGTCCAGCACGGCCTGCGCAACTCCACCCTCACCGCGCTCATGCCCAGCGAAACCAGCTCGCAAATCGCCAATGCCACCAACGGCATCGAACCCCCGCGCGGCCTGGTCAGCGTAAAAGCCTCCAAAGACGGCATCCTCAAACAAGTCGTGCCCGAATTCGAGCGCTTTAAAAACCAATACGAAACCCTGTGGCAAATGGGTGGCAACGACGGCTACCTGAAATTGGTCGGCATCATGCAGAAATTCGTCGATCAAGCCATTTCCGCCAACACCAGCTACGATCCCAAACGCTTCGACGGCGGCCGCGTACCCATGAAGCAGATGCTCAAAGACCTGCTCACCGCCTACAAATTCGGCCTGAAAACCCTCTACTACCACCACACCCGCGACGGTGCGGACGATACGCAGAGCGATATTCAGGACGACGGCTGCGCCGGTGGTGCTTGTAAGATTTAAAGTAAGTT from Eikenella exigua encodes the following:
- the nrdA gene encoding class 1a ribonucleoside-diphosphate reductase subunit alpha; this translates as MNDTVNLKVTKRDGRLEPIDLDKIHRVVTWAAQGLDNVSVSQVELKSHIQFYNGIRTDDIHETIIKAAADLISEDTPDYQYLAARLAIFHLRKIAYGEFEPPHLFDHVSKLTAEGKYDRHILEDYSREEFDEINDYIDHARDMTFSYAAVKQLEGKYLVQNRVTRQIYETPQFLYILVAMCLFAKYPKATRLDYVKRFYDAVSLFKISLPTPIMSGVRTPTRQFSSCVLIECDDSLDSINATTSAIVKYVSQRAGIGINAGRIRGLGSEIRGGEAQHTGCIPFFKMFQAAVKSCSQGGVRGGAATLFYPLWHIEVESLLVLKNNRGVEDNRVRQLDYGVQINRLLYTRLIKGGNITLFSPNEVPGLYDAFFADQDEFERLYVQYEQDPAIRKRVVPATELFSTLMQERAGTGRIYIHNVDHSNTHSPFDPAVAPVRQSNLCLEIALPTKPLNDINDENGEIALCTLSAFNLGALENLDELENLSDLAVRALDALLDYQDYPIPAARKATMNRRTLGIGVINYAYYLAKHGVRYSNDSALALTHRTFEAMQYYLLKASVQLAKEYGACPLFGQTMYAKGVLPIDTYKKDLDSICSEPLHYDWEELRAEIVQHGLRNSTLTALMPSETSSQIANATNGIEPPRGLVSVKASKDGILKQVVPEFERFKNQYETLWQMGGNDGYLKLVGIMQKFVDQAISANTSYDPKRFDGGRVPMKQMLKDLLTAYKFGLKTLYYHHTRDGADDTQSDIQDDGCAGGACKI